From one Streptomyces sp. N50 genomic stretch:
- a CDS encoding FadR/GntR family transcriptional regulator codes for MTNTPVRVPKMAELVAAQLRRKIVRGELAEGEALPAETALMAEFAVSRPTLREAFRVLESESLISVRRGARGGARVQVPEGTVAARYAGVVLEYRGTTLKDVYDARTVIEAPCAGLLAERRTDRDLERLRASVAEAEGLMDDPSAFIRAHMEFHALVVELAGNETLSVLNGMVRHIIDQANWSHVDLDAGSPENIRANRRGFRAHGALVELVAGRRTEAAEELWRLHLQEAEDYLLQSRSMTTVLDLLG; via the coding sequence GTGACGAACACGCCGGTACGGGTCCCCAAGATGGCCGAGCTGGTGGCGGCACAGCTGCGCCGCAAGATCGTGCGCGGGGAACTGGCCGAGGGGGAGGCGTTGCCCGCCGAGACGGCCCTGATGGCGGAGTTCGCCGTCTCCCGGCCGACCCTGCGGGAGGCGTTCCGGGTCCTGGAGTCGGAGTCGCTGATCAGCGTACGCCGGGGCGCCCGGGGCGGGGCACGGGTACAGGTCCCCGAGGGCACGGTCGCCGCCCGCTACGCGGGAGTCGTCCTGGAGTACCGAGGCACGACCCTCAAGGACGTCTACGACGCCCGTACGGTCATCGAGGCGCCGTGCGCCGGTCTGCTGGCCGAGCGCCGCACCGACCGGGACCTGGAGCGGCTGCGGGCCTCCGTCGCCGAGGCGGAGGGGCTCATGGACGACCCCTCGGCCTTCATCCGCGCCCACATGGAGTTCCACGCCCTCGTCGTCGAACTCGCGGGCAACGAGACGCTGAGCGTTCTCAACGGCATGGTCCGGCACATCATCGACCAGGCGAACTGGTCCCACGTCGACCTCGACGCCGGCAGCCCCGAGAACATCCGGGCCAACCGCCGGGGCTTCCGCGCCCACGGCGCCCTCGTCGAACTGGTCGCCGGGCGCCGCACCGAGGCCGCCGAGGAGCTGTGGCGCCTGCATCTCCAGGAGGCCGAGGACTACCTGCTGCAGAGCAGGTCCATGACGACGGTCCTGGACCTGCTTGGCTGA
- a CDS encoding Zn-ribbon domain-containing OB-fold protein → MSRPVPVPTPLSQPFWDAARRGDLVVPHCPACGLRFLVPEPACPGCMSADWRYVPSAGRGTVYSVTVVHRAPGPGFGTPFALAVIDLDEGGTLLSHVDAGDPDDVTIGMRVRVDFRPLTDEITLPYFVPLPAD, encoded by the coding sequence ATGAGCCGGCCCGTACCCGTCCCCACTCCGCTCTCCCAGCCGTTCTGGGACGCGGCCCGGCGCGGTGACCTCGTCGTCCCGCACTGCCCGGCCTGCGGGCTGCGCTTCCTCGTGCCCGAACCCGCCTGCCCCGGCTGCATGTCGGCGGACTGGCGGTACGTGCCCAGCGCCGGCCGGGGCACCGTCTACTCGGTGACCGTGGTCCACCGCGCACCCGGCCCCGGTTTCGGGACACCGTTCGCGCTGGCCGTGATCGACCTGGACGAGGGCGGCACCCTGCTGTCCCACGTCGACGCGGGCGACCCGGACGACGTGACCATCGGCATGCGGGTGCGCGTGGACTTCCGGCCCCTCACCGACGAGATCACCCTGCCGTACTTCGTGCCGCTCCCAGCCGACTGA
- a CDS encoding thiolase family protein: protein MSDRQPVVVGVHATEQALSLPHRDAMGLALEAVRGAIEDAGLTPGDVDGAQVDWPGPGGVPGEGSSWARMLGRDLRWTSDSMLDNAGSRGLLKAAAAVRAGLADTVVVGGCKLVSRGAGPVGAGVPLEFADVWGSYVVAQFALVAARHMHQYGTTARQLAEVAATVRNSGTTNPEAMMYGRGPYTADDVLASRMVATPFHLLDCCIVGEGGAALVVTTAERARDLPHPPVAVLGGGMEYHQAAYANPALYREVGQLGRDAATRAYAMAGIGPQDVDVFSLYDPNSFEIIRQLEILGLCDEGEGGPLAASGAIAVGGKHPVNPDGGCLAYAWNGTQQMTLKVVEAVRQLRGTAVHQVEGAELAVVGNAGSGAQHYEMSVLGRSR, encoded by the coding sequence ATGAGCGACCGCCAACCCGTCGTCGTCGGCGTGCACGCCACCGAGCAGGCCCTGTCCCTCCCGCACCGCGACGCGATGGGCCTCGCCCTCGAAGCGGTGCGCGGCGCCATCGAGGACGCGGGGCTGACCCCGGGGGACGTCGACGGCGCCCAGGTCGACTGGCCCGGCCCGGGCGGTGTGCCCGGCGAGGGCAGTTCCTGGGCGCGGATGCTCGGCCGGGACCTGCGCTGGACCAGCGACTCGATGCTCGACAACGCCGGTTCGCGCGGCCTGCTGAAGGCGGCGGCGGCCGTACGGGCCGGGCTCGCCGACACCGTCGTGGTCGGCGGCTGCAAGCTGGTCTCGCGGGGTGCGGGTCCCGTCGGCGCCGGGGTGCCGCTGGAGTTCGCCGACGTCTGGGGCAGCTACGTCGTCGCCCAGTTCGCGCTGGTGGCGGCCCGGCACATGCACCAGTACGGGACGACCGCCCGCCAGCTCGCGGAGGTCGCCGCCACCGTCCGCAACAGCGGGACCACCAACCCGGAGGCGATGATGTACGGCCGCGGCCCGTACACCGCCGACGACGTGCTCGCCTCCCGCATGGTGGCCACCCCGTTCCACCTGCTGGACTGCTGCATCGTCGGCGAGGGCGGCGCCGCCCTGGTGGTGACCACGGCCGAACGCGCCCGGGACCTGCCCCACCCGCCCGTCGCCGTGCTCGGCGGTGGCATGGAGTACCACCAGGCCGCGTACGCCAATCCCGCGCTGTACCGGGAGGTCGGCCAGCTCGGCCGGGACGCGGCCACCCGTGCCTACGCCATGGCGGGCATCGGCCCGCAGGACGTGGACGTCTTCTCCCTCTACGACCCCAACTCCTTCGAGATCATCCGGCAGTTGGAGATCCTCGGGCTGTGCGACGAGGGCGAAGGAGGGCCCCTGGCCGCCAGCGGCGCCATCGCCGTCGGCGGCAAGCACCCCGTCAATCCCGACGGCGGCTGCCTGGCGTACGCGTGGAACGGAACCCAGCAGATGACCCTCAAAGTCGTCGAGGCCGTACGGCAGTTGCGCGGCACCGCTGTCCACCAGGTAGAGGGCGCCGAGCTGGCGGTCGTCGGCAACGCCGGCTCCGGCGCGCAGCACTATGAGATGAGCGTGTTGGGGAGGAGCCGATGA
- a CDS encoding AMP-binding protein — MHSARRLTFGDIIREHRRSFPDGIALVDGDVRLTWPQLDERTDRLAQALTIAGVGPGDRILWLGQNSFRIWELLGAAAKIGAMVCPGYWRWAAPEMAFAVEDFDPKVVVWQDEEIGDTVGKARAELGSDHRALWLRHDAEGPGSYEAFLASGTAEDPAVDVDPDSALLVIYTAAISGRQSGSMLSHRNLLAMGASSAWMGDIGTETAFLGAGPMFHIGNYQFWGVPAFVHGGKNVVVRRVVAEELLPLLAAERCTHAYLMPPTIAQLVTLNREAGHDLSHLRASVAAPLWQGTVPTDTSRFTRNGGGEGRGYGQTEVTGFAVTGAYGGTGTGNAGRPGPFTAVRVLDGTGKECEVGQAGEICVRGDLVHLGYWNRPGINEERFRFGWWHTTDLGRREADGTISFLGTTTRMLKSAAENIFPAEVENCVESHPAVKEAAVIGVPNERWAQDVKAVVVLHPDAEPVTAADLIEHCRARIASYKKPKTVEFVEALPRTKDFGKDYEALDERFGGGGYPGGEQLGAGR; from the coding sequence ATGCATTCCGCCCGCCGCCTGACGTTCGGCGACATCATCCGTGAGCACCGCAGGTCCTTCCCCGACGGCATCGCCCTCGTCGACGGCGACGTCCGGCTGACCTGGCCGCAGTTGGACGAGCGCACCGACCGCCTCGCCCAGGCCCTCACGATCGCCGGGGTCGGCCCCGGTGACCGGATCCTCTGGCTGGGGCAGAACTCCTTCCGTATCTGGGAACTGCTCGGTGCCGCCGCGAAGATCGGCGCCATGGTCTGTCCCGGCTACTGGCGCTGGGCCGCCCCCGAAATGGCGTTCGCCGTCGAGGACTTCGACCCCAAGGTCGTGGTCTGGCAGGACGAGGAGATCGGCGACACGGTCGGCAAGGCACGGGCCGAACTGGGCAGCGACCACCGGGCGTTGTGGCTGCGGCACGACGCGGAGGGCCCCGGCTCCTACGAGGCGTTCCTGGCCTCCGGCACGGCCGAGGACCCGGCCGTCGACGTCGACCCGGACTCCGCGCTCCTGGTCATCTACACCGCGGCGATCTCCGGACGCCAGTCCGGCTCGATGCTCTCGCACCGCAACCTCCTCGCCATGGGCGCGAGTTCCGCCTGGATGGGGGACATCGGCACCGAGACCGCCTTCCTCGGCGCCGGACCCATGTTCCACATCGGCAACTACCAGTTCTGGGGCGTCCCGGCCTTCGTGCACGGCGGCAAGAACGTCGTCGTCCGCCGGGTCGTCGCCGAGGAACTGCTCCCGCTGCTGGCGGCGGAGCGCTGCACGCACGCGTACCTGATGCCGCCGACCATCGCCCAACTCGTCACCCTCAACAGGGAAGCGGGCCACGACCTCTCACACCTGCGGGCCAGCGTCGCCGCCCCCCTGTGGCAGGGCACGGTCCCCACCGACACCAGCCGCTTCACCCGCAACGGCGGCGGCGAGGGCCGCGGCTACGGCCAGACCGAGGTGACCGGCTTCGCCGTGACCGGTGCCTACGGCGGCACGGGCACCGGCAACGCGGGACGCCCCGGCCCCTTCACCGCCGTACGCGTCCTGGACGGCACCGGTAAGGAGTGCGAGGTCGGGCAGGCCGGCGAGATCTGCGTCCGCGGCGACCTCGTGCACCTCGGCTACTGGAACCGGCCCGGGATCAACGAGGAACGTTTCCGCTTCGGTTGGTGGCACACCACCGACCTCGGCCGGCGTGAGGCGGACGGCACGATCAGCTTCCTCGGGACCACCACCCGCATGCTCAAGTCGGCGGCGGAGAACATCTTCCCGGCCGAGGTGGAGAACTGCGTCGAGTCCCACCCGGCGGTGAAGGAGGCCGCCGTCATCGGCGTCCCGAACGAGCGCTGGGCGCAGGACGTCAAAGCGGTCGTCGTCCTCCACCCCGACGCCGAGCCGGTCACGGCAGCGGACCTCATCGAGCACTGCCGGGCCCGGATCGCCTCGTACAAGAAGCCGAAGACGGTGGAGTTCGTCGAGGCGCTGCCGCGCACCAAGGACTTCGGCAAGGACTACGAGGCGCTCGACGAGCGCTTCGGCGGGGGCGGCTACCCCGGCGGCGAGCAGCTCGGCGCGGGGCGGTGA
- a CDS encoding acyl-CoA dehydrogenase family protein, with the protein MRRTIFTEEHELFRETARSYYLRECAPYAEQWERDGQVSRAAWTAAGKAGLIGWQFPEEYGGQGIWDFRYNAIMAEEMAATSSVGIGLGLQNDVIPPYLTRLTTPEQKARWLPGVTSGETICALALSEPAAGSDLKAIRTTARRDGDEWVIDGSKTFITNGILADLVVVACKTDPDAGRKGISLIVVERDAEGFERGRKLDKVGMKAQDTAELFFHEVRVPAENLIGQENRGFYHMMGNLPTERLAIAVSSLAAAERAYELALDYAKTRTAFGQPIGEFQANRFALADIKAKLGAARVYVDGCIMALFQGELTPEEAAAAKYWTSETGWQVIDRCMQLFGGYGYVNEYEIARIWRDSRVQRVFGGTSEIMQEIIGRSLGL; encoded by the coding sequence ATGCGCCGAACGATCTTCACCGAGGAGCACGAGCTGTTCCGGGAGACCGCCCGCTCCTACTACCTGCGGGAATGCGCTCCGTACGCCGAGCAGTGGGAGCGGGACGGGCAGGTGAGCCGGGCCGCGTGGACGGCGGCGGGCAAGGCCGGGCTCATCGGCTGGCAGTTCCCGGAGGAGTACGGCGGCCAGGGGATCTGGGACTTCCGCTACAACGCCATCATGGCGGAGGAGATGGCGGCCACCAGCTCGGTCGGCATCGGGCTCGGGCTGCAGAACGACGTCATCCCGCCCTATCTGACGCGCCTCACCACCCCTGAGCAGAAGGCCCGTTGGCTGCCGGGAGTGACGAGCGGCGAGACGATCTGCGCGCTCGCGCTGTCCGAGCCGGCCGCCGGATCCGATCTCAAGGCCATCCGCACGACCGCCCGGCGGGACGGTGACGAGTGGGTGATCGACGGTTCCAAGACCTTCATCACCAACGGCATCCTGGCCGACCTGGTCGTCGTCGCCTGCAAGACCGACCCCGACGCCGGACGCAAGGGCATCAGCCTGATCGTCGTCGAGCGGGACGCGGAGGGCTTCGAGCGCGGGCGCAAACTCGACAAGGTCGGGATGAAGGCGCAGGACACCGCCGAACTCTTCTTCCACGAGGTCCGCGTCCCCGCCGAGAACCTCATCGGGCAGGAGAACCGCGGTTTCTACCACATGATGGGCAACCTCCCGACCGAGCGCCTCGCCATCGCCGTCTCCTCGCTGGCCGCCGCCGAGCGGGCGTACGAACTGGCGCTGGACTACGCAAAGACCCGCACCGCGTTCGGGCAGCCGATCGGGGAGTTCCAGGCGAACCGGTTCGCCCTCGCCGACATCAAGGCCAAGCTGGGCGCCGCCCGCGTCTACGTCGACGGCTGCATCATGGCGCTGTTCCAGGGCGAGTTGACGCCCGAGGAGGCCGCGGCGGCCAAGTACTGGACCTCGGAGACCGGCTGGCAGGTCATCGACCGCTGTATGCAGCTGTTCGGCGGCTACGGCTACGTCAACGAGTACGAGATCGCCCGGATCTGGCGGGACAGCCGGGTGCAGCGGGTGTTCGGCGGCACCTCGGAGATCATGCAGGAGATCATCGGGCGCTCGCTGGGGCTCTGA
- a CDS encoding 3-oxoacyl-ACP reductase family protein — translation MSVRDKVALVTGAGRGIGEAIAGRLAAQGAAVAVCDLDAEAAGKVAGLLAERYGVRATGVGADISDSAAVRTAVDRVAAELGPVDVLVNNAAVDVIGRFVDSAEETWDRIIAVNLRGTITMTRAVLDPMIERGGGRIVHIASDAGRVGSSGEVVYSATKGGVIAFGKALAREVARHGITVNSVCPGPTDTALLGQVAEYSQKMYDATVRAIPLRRVAQPADIAGVVAFLASDDAAYMTGQTLSVSGGLTMV, via the coding sequence GTGAGCGTACGGGACAAGGTGGCGCTCGTCACCGGAGCGGGCCGCGGCATCGGCGAGGCGATCGCCGGCCGGCTCGCCGCCCAGGGAGCCGCGGTCGCCGTCTGCGACCTGGACGCGGAGGCGGCCGGCAAGGTCGCGGGCCTGCTCGCGGAGCGGTACGGCGTGCGGGCCACGGGAGTCGGCGCGGACATCTCCGACAGCGCGGCCGTACGTACGGCCGTGGACCGGGTGGCCGCAGAACTCGGCCCGGTGGACGTCCTGGTGAACAACGCGGCCGTCGACGTCATCGGCCGATTCGTGGACAGCGCCGAGGAGACCTGGGACCGGATCATCGCCGTCAACCTGCGCGGGACGATCACGATGACCCGGGCCGTCCTCGACCCGATGATCGAGCGGGGCGGCGGCCGGATCGTCCACATCGCCTCGGACGCCGGCCGGGTCGGCTCGTCCGGCGAGGTCGTGTACTCGGCGACGAAGGGCGGTGTCATCGCCTTCGGCAAGGCCCTGGCCCGCGAGGTCGCCCGGCACGGGATCACCGTGAACAGCGTCTGCCCGGGTCCCACCGACACCGCGCTGCTCGGGCAGGTCGCCGAGTACAGCCAGAAGATGTACGACGCGACCGTGCGGGCGATCCCGCTGCGCCGCGTCGCCCAGCCCGCCGACATCGCCGGTGTGGTGGCCTTCCTCGCGTCCGACGACGCCGCCTACATGACCGGGCAGACGCTCTCGGTCAGCGGCGGCCTCACGATGGTCTGA
- a CDS encoding enoyl-CoA hydratase/isomerase family protein gives MDTVLRVELRDSIAVLTLDRPGQLNAIGSGTVDQLTRALSELRDNDDVRALVVTGAGRAFSAGADIGEIESFTAPRQFHSFVQQLTDAYALLEDFPKPSVAAVHGFAFGGGLELALACDLRVAERGARLGLPEMKLGVLPGAGGTQRLPRLIPPAIAKQMILTGEPIDAERAHALGLVNELAEPGEVLGVAEKLATALTAGAPLALAAGKRLIDYGLGMDLEAAISYERETVSVLFSTEDRVEGLKAFRERRPGDFQGK, from the coding sequence GTGGACACCGTGCTGCGTGTCGAACTCCGGGACAGCATCGCCGTGTTGACCCTCGACCGGCCGGGGCAGCTCAACGCGATCGGCTCCGGGACCGTGGACCAGCTGACGCGGGCGCTGAGCGAACTGCGCGACAACGACGACGTACGCGCCCTGGTCGTGACCGGGGCGGGCCGGGCCTTCTCGGCCGGGGCCGACATCGGTGAGATCGAGTCGTTCACGGCACCCCGGCAGTTCCATTCCTTCGTCCAGCAACTCACCGACGCGTACGCGCTGTTGGAGGACTTCCCCAAGCCCTCGGTCGCGGCCGTCCATGGGTTCGCCTTCGGCGGCGGCCTGGAGCTGGCGCTCGCCTGCGACCTCCGGGTCGCGGAGCGGGGCGCGCGACTCGGCCTGCCCGAGATGAAGCTCGGCGTACTGCCGGGCGCGGGCGGCACACAACGCCTGCCGCGTCTGATACCGCCCGCGATCGCCAAGCAGATGATCCTCACCGGCGAACCGATCGACGCGGAGCGGGCCCACGCGCTCGGGCTGGTCAACGAACTCGCCGAGCCCGGCGAGGTGTTGGGCGTCGCCGAGAAACTCGCGACCGCACTGACGGCCGGGGCTCCGCTGGCCCTGGCGGCGGGCAAGCGACTGATCGACTACGGCCTCGGGATGGACCTGGAGGCGGCGATCTCGTACGAGCGCGAAACCGTCTCGGTGCTGTTCTCCACCGAGGACCGCGTCGAGGGACTGAAGGCCTTCCGGGAGCGCCGACCCGGCGACTTCCAGGGCAAGTAG
- a CDS encoding CoA transferase: protein MRPLEGISVVELGMWVAAPAAATMLADWGADVVKVEAPTGDPNRYTLRHVGQDIDSAPPFETDNRGKRGIVLDLRSEDGKGVLEQLLERADVFVTNLRPGALERLGLAPDELRARHPRLIVGTLTGYGWTGAERDRAGYDVSAFWARPGIAAMLNPAGEPPPGIRPGLGDRTAAANLVAGVLAALLRRERTGEGGVVDVSLLRSGTYANGNDLALQNFFGRRGRTRHRTEHESPLYNSYRAADDRWFWLVGLEGNRHWPGVVKALGRADLETDERFATGKQRRAHVRELIAVFDEEFARRPLDEWARRFDAEGVWWAPVQTLAEVAADPQAEAIGAFVEQPGMGDAPPLRTVATPVSFWGVDDKPRSGAPTLGEHTDDVLRELDTTGR from the coding sequence GTGCGGCCACTGGAGGGCATTTCGGTCGTCGAACTGGGCATGTGGGTGGCGGCTCCGGCCGCGGCCACCATGCTCGCGGACTGGGGCGCGGACGTGGTGAAGGTGGAGGCGCCGACCGGCGATCCCAACCGATACACGCTCCGCCATGTCGGCCAGGACATCGACAGCGCGCCCCCGTTCGAGACCGACAACCGCGGCAAGCGCGGGATCGTCCTCGACCTCCGCTCGGAGGACGGCAAGGGCGTACTGGAACAACTGCTGGAGCGCGCCGACGTCTTCGTCACCAACCTCCGCCCCGGCGCGCTGGAACGCCTGGGCCTGGCCCCGGACGAGCTGCGCGCCCGCCATCCCCGCCTGATCGTCGGCACGTTGACGGGCTACGGCTGGACGGGCGCGGAGCGCGACCGCGCCGGGTACGACGTCTCGGCCTTCTGGGCGCGGCCCGGCATCGCGGCCATGCTCAACCCGGCCGGGGAGCCACCGCCCGGCATCCGCCCGGGACTTGGTGATCGTACGGCCGCCGCCAACCTGGTGGCCGGCGTCCTGGCCGCGCTGCTGCGCCGCGAACGCACCGGCGAGGGCGGCGTCGTGGACGTCTCGCTGCTCCGCTCCGGCACCTACGCCAACGGGAACGACCTCGCCCTGCAGAACTTCTTCGGCAGGCGCGGCCGCACCCGGCACCGCACCGAGCACGAGTCCCCGCTCTACAACTCCTACCGGGCCGCCGACGACCGCTGGTTCTGGCTGGTCGGCCTGGAGGGCAACCGGCACTGGCCCGGCGTCGTCAAGGCGCTCGGCCGCGCGGACCTGGAGACGGACGAACGGTTCGCGACGGGCAAGCAACGGCGAGCGCACGTACGGGAGTTGATCGCCGTGTTCGACGAGGAGTTCGCGCGTCGGCCACTCGACGAGTGGGCACGGCGGTTCGACGCCGAGGGCGTGTGGTGGGCGCCGGTGCAGACCCTGGCCGAGGTGGCGGCCGATCCGCAGGCAGAAGCGATCGGCGCGTTCGTCGAACAGCCCGGCATGGGTGACGCCCCGCCGCTGCGGACCGTGGCAACACCCGTCAGTTTCTGGGGTGTTGACGACAAACCCCGCAGCGGTGCGCCGACGCTCGGCGAACACACCGACGACGTACTCCGCGAACTCGACACAACCGGGAGGTAG
- a CDS encoding SDR family NAD(P)-dependent oxidoreductase, whose protein sequence is MGILDDKVAVVTGGGRGLGRAHCLALAEAGATVVVNDLGSGVHGESTGDSPADEVVAEITKLGGQAVANHASVTDWAATETMVADTVAEFGRLDIVVNNAGIVRDRMLFSMTEAEFDAVIAVHLKGTFALTRHACAYWREASKRGERVTGRVINTTSGTGLFGNQGQSNYGAAKAGIAGLTVLTALEMRKYGVTANAISPIAATRMTDGLSVGESLQAVDGFDPRDPANASGVVVYLASDTAAWLTGQVLRIEGNRLNRLQGWTVAAVHPSESGQALTYDELVDAVPQLYGVAPAGRATGVGQ, encoded by the coding sequence GTGGGCATCCTCGACGACAAGGTCGCCGTCGTGACCGGCGGCGGCAGGGGGCTCGGCCGGGCGCACTGCCTGGCGCTGGCCGAGGCCGGTGCGACCGTGGTGGTGAACGATCTCGGCTCCGGCGTGCACGGGGAGAGCACCGGCGACTCCCCCGCCGACGAAGTCGTCGCCGAGATAACCAAGTTGGGCGGGCAGGCGGTCGCCAACCACGCGTCGGTGACGGACTGGGCGGCGACCGAGACCATGGTCGCGGACACGGTCGCGGAGTTCGGGCGCCTCGACATCGTCGTGAACAACGCGGGGATCGTGCGCGACCGCATGCTGTTCTCGATGACCGAGGCCGAGTTCGACGCCGTGATCGCGGTCCACCTCAAGGGCACGTTCGCCCTCACCCGGCACGCGTGCGCGTACTGGCGCGAGGCGTCGAAGCGGGGCGAGCGCGTCACCGGCCGTGTCATCAACACCACTTCAGGAACTGGCCTGTTCGGCAACCAGGGGCAGTCCAACTACGGTGCCGCGAAGGCCGGGATCGCCGGGCTCACCGTCCTCACCGCCCTGGAGATGCGCAAGTACGGCGTCACCGCGAACGCCATCTCGCCGATCGCGGCCACCCGGATGACGGACGGCCTGTCCGTCGGCGAATCGCTCCAGGCCGTCGACGGCTTCGACCCGCGCGACCCCGCCAACGCCTCGGGCGTCGTCGTCTACCTGGCCTCCGACACCGCGGCCTGGCTGACCGGCCAGGTCCTGCGCATCGAGGGCAACCGGCTGAACCGGCTCCAGGGCTGGACCGTCGCCGCCGTCCACCCCAGCGAGTCGGGGCAGGCCCTCACCTACGACGAACTCGTGGACGCCGTACCGCAGTTGTACGGTGTGGCGCCTGCGGGGCGGGCCACCGGAGTCGGCCAGTGA
- a CDS encoding DoxX family protein, with the protein MTARGHDVAALVLRATLGPMLFAHGWNKVAGPGGLKGTAGWFEALGLRPAEVHARMAAGTEMAAGVGITLGAANPLPAAAAVGLMTVAARTDHRGKGFFVFKGGWEYVGVVGGAAVALAALGPGRYSLDGVLRRQRAGVGPALLALGVGTASAAALLAVCYRPERKPDETETAD; encoded by the coding sequence GTGACGGCACGGGGCCACGACGTCGCCGCGCTCGTCCTGCGCGCGACGCTCGGCCCGATGCTCTTCGCGCACGGCTGGAACAAGGTCGCCGGTCCGGGCGGGCTCAAGGGCACGGCGGGCTGGTTCGAGGCGCTGGGGCTGCGGCCCGCCGAGGTGCACGCGCGTATGGCGGCCGGGACTGAGATGGCGGCCGGCGTGGGGATCACGCTGGGCGCGGCCAATCCCCTGCCGGCTGCGGCTGCCGTCGGTCTGATGACCGTGGCCGCCCGAACCGACCATCGGGGCAAGGGTTTCTTCGTCTTCAAGGGCGGCTGGGAGTACGTCGGTGTCGTGGGCGGCGCGGCCGTGGCCCTGGCGGCACTGGGCCCCGGCCGGTACTCGCTGGACGGAGTCCTGCGCCGCCAACGCGCGGGCGTGGGACCCGCGTTGCTGGCCCTGGGCGTCGGCACGGCGAGCGCCGCCGCGCTGCTGGCCGTGTGCTACCGGCCGGAGCGGAAGCCGGACGAGACAGAAACAGCTGACTGA
- a CDS encoding acyl-CoA dehydrogenase family protein → MDAADFSAVLSEVRRFVRERVVPLEAEIDEKDEMPAEIREAAKKMGLFGFALPEEYGGLGLSMYEEAQLMFELGYTTPALRSMFGTNNGIAGHVLMVGGTEEQKAEWLPRIASGDVLASFALTEAEAGSDPSTLTTRAHLDGDEWVINGAKRYITNAPLADVFMVFARTDPDAPRTRGISTFLVPAGTPGLTVAPKDHKMGQFGAWTADVYFDDVRVPASALVGGEAGLDRGFGTAMGCIAHGRVHISSLCVGMAERLVDESVEYARTRRQSGKLIGSFQLVQGLIADSMTDYYAGRATVLEAARAFDAGTDTKIGPSCTKYFASEMVWRVADRAVQVHGGAGYMRGVAVERFYRDARLFRIYEGTSQIQQVIIAKALLGEAARG, encoded by the coding sequence ATGGACGCGGCTGACTTCAGCGCGGTGCTGTCCGAGGTCCGGCGCTTCGTGCGCGAGCGCGTCGTACCGCTTGAGGCGGAGATCGACGAGAAGGACGAGATGCCCGCGGAGATCCGCGAGGCGGCCAAGAAGATGGGCCTGTTCGGCTTCGCGCTGCCCGAGGAGTACGGCGGGCTGGGCCTCTCGATGTACGAGGAGGCCCAGTTGATGTTCGAGCTGGGGTACACGACCCCGGCCCTGCGCTCGATGTTCGGGACGAACAACGGCATCGCCGGGCACGTCCTGATGGTCGGCGGCACGGAGGAGCAGAAGGCGGAGTGGCTGCCGAGGATCGCCTCGGGTGACGTCCTGGCGTCGTTCGCGCTCACCGAGGCGGAGGCGGGTTCCGACCCTTCGACCCTGACCACGAGGGCGCACCTGGACGGCGACGAGTGGGTGATCAACGGTGCCAAGCGGTACATCACCAACGCCCCGCTCGCCGACGTCTTCATGGTCTTCGCCCGCACCGACCCCGACGCCCCGCGCACCCGCGGCATCTCCACCTTCCTTGTCCCGGCGGGCACTCCGGGCCTGACCGTGGCTCCCAAGGACCACAAGATGGGCCAGTTCGGCGCCTGGACCGCGGACGTGTACTTCGACGACGTACGCGTACCCGCGTCCGCCCTCGTCGGCGGCGAGGCCGGGCTCGACCGGGGCTTCGGCACGGCGATGGGCTGCATCGCGCACGGCCGGGTGCACATCTCGTCCCTGTGCGTGGGCATGGCCGAGCGGCTCGTCGACGAGTCCGTCGAGTACGCCCGCACCCGCCGCCAGTCCGGGAAGCTCATCGGCTCCTTCCAGCTCGTCCAGGGCCTGATCGCCGACTCGATGACCGACTACTACGCCGGCCGCGCCACGGTCCTGGAGGCGGCCCGCGCGTTCGACGCCGGCACGGACACCAAGATCGGCCCGTCCTGCACGAAGTACTTCGCCAGCGAGATGGTGTGGCGGGTCGCGGACCGCGCGGTCCAGGTCCACGGCGGGGCGGGCTACATGCGCGGGGTCGCCGTCGAGCGCTTCTACCGCGACGCCCGCCTGTTCCGTATCTACGAGGGGACGAGCCAGATCCAGCAGGTCATCATCGCGAAGGCGCTGCTGGGCGAGGCGGCCCGGGGCTGA